One Spirochaeta lutea genomic window, ACAGAAATTTGTATCTGGAATAAATTTATGGGAAATTTCAATTAAATATTCGCTTGGAAAGCTGGATTTGGGGAATAAAAATCCAGATGAATTATTAATTACGATAAAGGATTCCGGATTTAGAATAACTGAAATCCCACATCAAATACTATCGGCGTATTATAAATTACCCAAAAAGGAGAACCATAAAGATCCCTTTGATCGAATGTTAATCTGGCAATCGATAGAATCTGGTTTTACACTTCTTTCGCATGATTCAAAATTGGAACAATATATTCCAAATGGCCTCACGCTCGTCACAAATAGAATTTAATAAAAATATATAATACTAAAAAATACTGATATACTGCCGTACAACAATCGCTTTGAGTGCTACTCACCTATTGTCATGAAAAATGCATTCCGCTTCGCGGGCATTTTTCACGCCAATTACGGCCCGCGCCTCAAGCGGATGTTATGACTCCGTATTGGAATCTATCCGTGGTGTAATGCAGCAATAACAGATAGTGTACCCCTATCGTACCACCCCAACAGGTAAGCAGGTTCTATCAGCCTTCCAGTGCAGGGGGGAACACATAAAACCCCGTGCCCGGAATCTTCGGACACGGGGATGAAGGTTTTTACATGACCGTTACAAGTGCCGCCTGTCAATCAAGCATCTTGGCGTACTCAATCCTATCGGCCAACCAGGCTACTACCGGCAGGTTGGTTGTTCCATCGTTGTACTGATCAATCATGGTCCGGTGGAATTGCTCGATCCCCGGTCGGGGGGTCTTAATTGTTGGTACCGATACAACCTCCCAATTACCGAGGAACTGGTCGTATTCATCGGCACCGGCCTGGAAGATATTCTGCTCAGCAGTCCGGGAATTCGCTGCCACCGGATAGGCCAACCTCATGGAGTTCGGAGTTCCCACATAGGAATCGGAGCTGTAGGAGATGTGGGGAAGTCCGTCGAGAATATGCAGGTTGGTCCGGGTTCCAACGGAGAAGTGAGAGTCAATCACCTGGGTCGTTACCGCTTTAGTTGTCCAGTTCACCGTTGCCAACTTCAAGGAGGTGTTCGCCGCGTCCTGGTATGCAATGTACAGATAGGTTGTTCCTCCCACCGTGCCCACACTGGTAGAGACGTGAGACCCGGTTAGGGGACTGGCGTCGATGGTCTGTTGCGTCCAGGTTCCGCCGCCGCTGAGATTATTTGCATCCCAAGCGTTACTTGAATACTGCATCTCCAGGGTACCGGCTCCTTCATCGAAGTACACCACTGCCATGTCACTGGCTCCGATCTTCACCATATCAAAGTGCTCGCTGCTGGCATTAGCGGTACCGGGGATGGTCTGAACCTGAGTTGCCCGGCCGGCATCGCTGGTAGGCTCCGCCAGATTCGAATTTGTTGCGCTTGATGCTCGAAACGACACAAATGATAAGGACTTTGCTGAAGGATGAGTATCATAGTATGACAGGTAAACGTTTGTATTATCATCCGGACCATCTACGATCAGTTTCGGATACTTAATTCTGTTGAGCTGGGTGCTCAGATAGTCAAGTCCCTGAATCTCAAAATGGTTCGTATTTGTACTACCATCCCCACCAAGAAGAGCGTTTCTAGCCCGGTCGCGGTTAATATA contains:
- a CDS encoding type II toxin-antitoxin system VapC family toxin, which codes for MNYLLDTHIILWTLFDPGKLSESIKEILVDSEKQKFVSGINLWEISIKYSLGKLDLGNKNPDELLITIKDSGFRITEIPHQILSAYYKLPKKENHKDPFDRMLIWQSIESGFTLLSHDSKLEQYIPNGLTLVTNRI